In Hydrogenovibrio thermophilus, the following are encoded in one genomic region:
- the ntrC gene encoding nitrogen regulation protein NR(I) — MEQETNGNQSDPVVWIVDDDASIRWVLAESLEDRPYIIRAFDSAFEALRNLHEERPTVVISDVRMPGMDGLEFMEAIHDHDKDIPVIIMTAHADLDTAVKSFQSRAFEYLPKPFDIDDALMIIDRAVKRQMSGGKRVRKSKQTKQPLNIIGSAPSMQEVFRILGRVSQLDVTVLITGETGTGKELVARALYELSGRSNRPFVAINTAAIPRDLLESELFGHEKGAFTGAHTQRMGRFEEANGGTLFLDEIGDMPVDLQTRLLRVLNDGTFYRVGGKTPIKTDVRIVAATHQNMQELVKQGRFREDLLYRLNVIRIKVPALRERREDILPIVRYYLTEEAKTYGLEEKRLSKPVEKYLAELPWPGNVRQIRSLCTWLTIMAPDKTVYMEDLPLELQNDSEPMSGVEGGPGDMSEDWETPLRLWAKNFLNAGQSELHTEAEKIFEKALIEVAMKHSMNHRQKAAQLLGWGRNTLTRKTQALGLDE, encoded by the coding sequence ATGGAACAAGAAACAAACGGAAATCAATCGGACCCAGTGGTTTGGATCGTGGATGACGACGCCTCGATTCGATGGGTGTTGGCGGAATCCCTTGAGGACAGGCCTTATATCATTCGCGCCTTTGATTCGGCGTTTGAGGCTCTTCGCAACCTGCATGAAGAGCGTCCGACCGTGGTGATTTCGGATGTTCGCATGCCGGGTATGGACGGCTTGGAATTCATGGAAGCCATTCATGACCACGATAAGGACATTCCGGTTATTATCATGACGGCGCACGCCGACTTGGATACCGCAGTAAAATCCTTCCAAAGTCGCGCTTTCGAGTATCTGCCAAAACCGTTTGATATCGACGATGCGTTGATGATTATCGACCGGGCGGTCAAACGTCAAATGTCGGGCGGTAAGCGGGTGCGTAAATCCAAGCAGACCAAGCAGCCGTTGAATATCATCGGTTCGGCACCGTCGATGCAGGAAGTGTTCCGGATTTTGGGGCGTGTGTCTCAATTGGATGTGACGGTCTTGATTACCGGGGAAACCGGGACGGGGAAAGAGTTGGTCGCGCGTGCGCTGTATGAATTGAGCGGCCGTTCCAATCGACCGTTTGTGGCGATCAACACCGCGGCGATTCCACGTGATTTGTTGGAGTCGGAGTTATTCGGTCATGAGAAAGGGGCCTTTACCGGGGCGCACACTCAGCGCATGGGACGATTTGAAGAAGCCAATGGGGGGACGCTGTTTCTGGATGAAATCGGTGATATGCCGGTGGATTTGCAAACTCGTTTGCTTCGGGTTCTGAATGACGGCACCTTTTATCGCGTCGGCGGAAAAACCCCGATTAAAACCGATGTGCGCATTGTCGCCGCCACTCACCAAAACATGCAGGAGCTGGTCAAACAAGGGCGATTCCGTGAAGATTTGCTATACCGTCTGAACGTGATTCGAATCAAGGTGCCAGCCTTGCGTGAACGCCGCGAAGATATTTTGCCGATTGTGCGTTATTACTTGACCGAGGAAGCCAAAACCTACGGCTTGGAAGAAAAGCGCTTGAGCAAGCCGGTCGAAAAGTATCTGGCCGAATTGCCTTGGCCGGGGAATGTGCGCCAAATCCGCAGTTTATGCACCTGGTTGACCATTATGGCGCCGGATAAAACCGTGTATATGGAAGACTTGCCATTGGAACTGCAAAACGACTCAGAGCCGATGAGCGGCGTGGAAGGCGGTCCTGGCGATATGTCGGAAGATTGGGAAACGCCGTTGCGTCTCTGGGCGAAAAACTTCCTCAACGCCGGTCAATCGGAACTGCACACCGAAGCGGAGAAAATCTTCGAGAAAGCGTTGATTGAAGTGGCGATGAAACACAGCATGAACCATCGCCAGAAGGCCGCGCAGTTACTTGGGTGGGGGCGGAACACCTTGACGCGTAAAACCCAGGCATTGGGATTGGATGAGTAA
- a CDS encoding P-II family nitrogen regulator yields the protein MKMVTAIIKPFKLDDVREALHEIGVHGMTVIDVKGYGRQKGHTEMYRGAEYVVDFLPKLKLEIAVSEDKVDQVIEAITQTAQTGKIGDGKIFVTAIEQTIRIRTGETGPEAL from the coding sequence ATGAAAATGGTTACTGCGATTATCAAACCTTTCAAACTGGACGATGTACGCGAAGCCTTACATGAGATCGGCGTACACGGCATGACCGTGATCGATGTCAAAGGTTACGGCCGCCAGAAAGGTCATACCGAAATGTATCGTGGCGCTGAATATGTCGTCGACTTCCTGCCGAAGTTGAAATTGGAAATCGCCGTGAGCGAGGATAAGGTGGACCAAGTCATCGAAGCCATCACTCAAACGGCGCAAACCGGCAAAATCGGTGACGGCAAAATCTTCGTTACCGCCATCGAACAAACGATTCGTATCCGTACAGGTGAGACCGGGCCGGAAGCACTGTAA
- the asd gene encoding archaetidylserine decarboxylase (Phosphatidylserine decarboxylase is synthesized as a single chain precursor. Generation of the pyruvoyl active site from a Ser is coupled to cleavage of a Gly-Ser bond between the larger (beta) and smaller (alpha chains). It is an integral membrane protein.) yields MRFTDFFKVVPQYFLPQQLLSKGMHWFMHIRQPWVKNTTIKLMTKAYKIDVSEAEDEDFENYPHFNAFFTRALKPELRPIDGNDQAWCSPVDGVISQSQAIQGHTMIQAKCHDYSLEALLGGDIEYAKTYTNGDSCVIYLSPQDYHRIHMPANGKLLSMTYVPGDLFAVNPATVRNVDGLFARNERLVIRFENEQGPFCLIMVGAIFVGSMETVWQGKITPDYLPTLQHWDYQNDEQHYSKGQEIGRFNMGSTVILLSPEGKMPGLGQIAENTPIQMGQMLAQYAEDNFSAQENTP; encoded by the coding sequence ATGCGATTTACCGATTTTTTCAAGGTCGTTCCCCAGTACTTTTTGCCCCAGCAATTGCTGTCGAAGGGCATGCACTGGTTTATGCACATCCGCCAGCCTTGGGTGAAGAACACCACCATCAAATTGATGACAAAGGCCTACAAAATCGACGTCTCCGAAGCGGAAGACGAGGACTTCGAAAACTACCCGCATTTCAACGCCTTTTTCACCCGTGCCCTGAAACCCGAATTACGACCGATTGACGGAAACGACCAGGCCTGGTGCAGCCCGGTGGACGGCGTCATCAGCCAATCGCAAGCCATTCAAGGCCACACCATGATTCAAGCCAAATGCCATGACTACTCTTTGGAAGCCTTGCTGGGCGGCGACATCGAATACGCCAAAACCTACACCAACGGCGACAGCTGTGTCATCTACCTATCTCCCCAGGATTACCACCGCATTCACATGCCGGCCAACGGCAAGCTGCTGTCCATGACATACGTGCCCGGCGACCTCTTCGCCGTCAACCCGGCGACGGTCCGCAATGTCGACGGCCTCTTCGCCCGTAATGAACGCTTGGTGATTCGCTTTGAGAACGAACAGGGGCCCTTCTGCCTGATCATGGTCGGTGCCATTTTCGTCGGCAGTATGGAAACCGTCTGGCAGGGCAAAATCACCCCGGATTATTTGCCGACTTTGCAACACTGGGACTATCAAAACGACGAACAACACTATAGCAAAGGCCAGGAAATTGGCCGTTTTAACATGGGGTCCACCGTCATCCTACTCAGCCCGGAAGGCAAAATGCCAGGCCTGGGACAAATAGCGGAAAATACCCCTATTCAAATGGGCCAAATGCTGGCACAATATGCAGAAGATAATTTTTCAGCGCAGGAAAATACGCCTTAG
- a CDS encoding argininosuccinate synthase — MSEIKKVVLAYSGGLDTSIIAKWLQEEYQCEVVTFTADIGQGEEVEPARAKAQAMGIKEIYIEDLREEFARDFVFPMMRANAIYEGEYRLGTSIARPLISKRLVEIAQETGADAISHGATGKGNDQVRFELNAYALMPDVKVIAPWREWDLLSREKLMAYAEEHNISIEKKQGKKSPYSMDANLLHISYEGGIIEDPANEPEEDMWLWTVSPENAPDEPTYLTIGYEKGDIVSINGEAMSPATVMEYLNKVGGENGIGRDDLVENRFVGMKARGCYETPAGTIMLKAHRAMESLTLDRNAAHLKDELMPKYAEMIYNGFWFSPEREMLQALIDQSQQNVSGEVRLKLYKGNVIVVGRTSDNSLFDEDIATFEDDGGAYNHKDAEGFIKLNALRLRTAAKKRGK; from the coding sequence ATGTCGGAAATTAAAAAAGTCGTTTTGGCCTACTCGGGTGGTCTGGATACGTCAATTATCGCCAAATGGTTGCAAGAAGAATATCAGTGCGAGGTGGTGACCTTCACCGCCGATATCGGGCAAGGCGAAGAAGTGGAGCCGGCTCGTGCCAAAGCGCAAGCCATGGGCATCAAAGAAATTTACATTGAAGACCTGCGAGAAGAATTTGCACGTGATTTCGTTTTTCCGATGATGCGCGCCAATGCGATTTACGAAGGCGAGTACCGTTTAGGGACGTCCATTGCGCGTCCGTTGATTTCGAAACGCTTGGTGGAAATCGCTCAGGAAACCGGTGCCGACGCCATTTCTCACGGCGCGACCGGGAAAGGGAACGACCAAGTGCGTTTTGAGTTGAACGCTTATGCCTTGATGCCGGACGTCAAAGTCATTGCGCCTTGGCGTGAGTGGGATTTGCTGTCACGTGAAAAACTGATGGCCTATGCCGAAGAGCACAATATCAGTATCGAGAAAAAACAAGGCAAAAAATCGCCGTATTCGATGGACGCCAACCTGCTGCACATTTCTTATGAAGGCGGCATTATCGAAGATCCGGCCAACGAACCGGAAGAGGATATGTGGTTGTGGACGGTCTCGCCGGAAAATGCACCGGACGAACCGACCTATTTGACCATCGGTTATGAAAAAGGTGACATCGTTTCCATCAATGGTGAGGCGATGTCCCCGGCGACGGTTATGGAATACCTGAACAAGGTGGGCGGTGAAAACGGCATCGGTCGTGACGACCTGGTGGAAAACCGTTTTGTGGGCATGAAAGCGCGCGGCTGTTATGAAACTCCGGCCGGGACCATTATGCTGAAAGCACACCGTGCGATGGAATCCTTGACCTTGGACCGTAATGCGGCGCACTTGAAAGACGAGTTGATGCCGAAATACGCGGAAATGATTTACAACGGTTTCTGGTTCAGTCCGGAGCGTGAAATGTTGCAGGCACTAATCGATCAGTCGCAACAGAATGTCTCCGGTGAAGTCCGCTTGAAACTGTATAAAGGAAATGTGATTGTGGTGGGACGCACGTCCGACAACAGTCTGTTTGATGAAGACATCGCCACTTTCGAAGACGATGGCGGCGCTTATAACCACAAGGATGCGGAAGGTTTCATCAAGTTGAACGCATTGCGTTTGAGAACGGCTGCCAAGAAGCGCGGCAAGTAA
- a CDS encoding phosphatidylglycerophosphatase A family protein — protein sequence MKTQQPKPVRWTDLNRHPVMWLGFGFGSGLAPKGPGTAGTLLGLLLFLPILLWSEAAAWSVLALALVFGSYICGESARQIGVHDHGGIVWDEFAGIWLVLLALPEQSWLYWTMAFIFFRIFDIVKPWPIRWADQKVSGGFGIMLDDIMAACYAIIIIWALQTGFL from the coding sequence ATGAAGACGCAACAGCCTAAACCGGTTCGCTGGACGGACTTGAATCGTCATCCGGTGATGTGGCTGGGCTTCGGTTTCGGTTCCGGTTTGGCACCGAAAGGGCCGGGGACCGCCGGCACACTGTTGGGATTGCTGTTATTTTTGCCCATTTTATTATGGAGCGAAGCGGCAGCCTGGAGCGTGTTGGCGTTGGCCTTGGTGTTCGGCAGTTATATTTGTGGTGAATCGGCGCGCCAAATCGGTGTGCATGACCACGGCGGGATTGTTTGGGACGAGTTTGCAGGCATCTGGTTGGTGCTGTTGGCTCTGCCGGAGCAATCTTGGCTCTATTGGACAATGGCGTTCATTTTTTTCAGAATTTTCGATATCGTTAAGCCTTGGCCGATTCGTTGGGCCGACCAAAAGGTGTCCGGCGGCTTTGGGATTATGCTCGATGACATAATGGCAGCTTGTTACGCCATAATTATTATTTGGGCCCTGCAAACTGGCTTTTTATAA
- a CDS encoding rhodanese-like domain-containing protein has protein sequence MFTACEDVKRLIKEKNAQFVDVRTPEEYAMNKLPGAVNIPLQDIDRVGDSMLSKDLPVIVFCRSGQRSHMAMQILLSLGFDEVYNMGPSQAWTQCPDS, from the coding sequence ATGTTTACGGCATGTGAAGATGTAAAACGACTGATTAAAGAAAAAAACGCGCAGTTTGTGGATGTGAGAACGCCAGAAGAATATGCGATGAACAAATTGCCGGGTGCGGTCAATATTCCCCTTCAGGATATCGACCGAGTTGGCGACAGCATGTTGAGCAAGGATTTGCCGGTGATTGTGTTTTGTCGTTCCGGTCAACGTTCACATATGGCGATGCAGATTTTGTTGTCTCTGGGCTTCGATGAAGTCTATAACATGGGGCCATCTCAAGCCTGGACGCAGTGTCCAGATTCTTAA
- a CDS encoding dicarboxylate/amino acid:cation symporter gives MMRLALHWQILIALALAVVMGVWTGTEAQIFGVHWLAIYTFIGTLFLNALKMIVVPLVVSAIITGVANVGQHGGFGRLGGKTLGYYVLTSFLAILIGLALVNLLQPGVSENGVPVMETNDQIMSAISGKSAGDVVDVFLRMIPVNVVDAAAEGQMLGLIFFSLLFGYFMTKLKGAHKDTLTNFWQGIFEVMMMITAWVMKFAPLGVFGLVAASVAKTGFDQFGHLALFFLTVSLALGVHFLVVMPILLRVLGGVKNPWLHYQAMAPAILTAFSTSSSSSTLPITMNAVETRAGVSNRVSSFVLPLGATVNMDGTALYECVAAVFIAQLFGVPLDWSTQLLIVVIALTTSIGVAGIPSASLVAISIILVAVGLPAEAIGLLLVVDRLLDMMRTVVNVFSDSVGAVVIARSEGEDQVLVSKHF, from the coding sequence ATGATGAGACTTGCTTTGCATTGGCAGATATTAATCGCACTGGCCTTGGCGGTGGTGATGGGGGTGTGGACCGGCACCGAAGCACAGATTTTCGGGGTGCACTGGTTGGCGATTTACACTTTTATCGGCACTTTGTTCTTGAATGCCTTGAAAATGATTGTGGTGCCGCTGGTGGTGTCCGCCATCATTACCGGGGTGGCGAATGTCGGCCAGCATGGCGGTTTCGGGCGCTTGGGCGGTAAAACGCTGGGCTATTATGTTCTGACCAGCTTTTTGGCGATTCTCATCGGTCTGGCTCTGGTCAACTTATTGCAACCCGGCGTGTCCGAAAACGGTGTGCCGGTGATGGAAACCAACGATCAGATCATGAGTGCGATTTCCGGTAAGTCGGCCGGGGATGTGGTGGATGTTTTCCTGCGAATGATTCCGGTCAATGTGGTGGATGCCGCGGCCGAAGGTCAAATGCTCGGTTTGATTTTCTTCAGCTTGCTGTTCGGTTATTTCATGACCAAACTGAAAGGAGCGCATAAAGACACTCTGACGAATTTCTGGCAAGGGATTTTCGAAGTCATGATGATGATTACCGCCTGGGTGATGAAATTCGCACCTTTGGGGGTCTTCGGTCTGGTGGCGGCCTCGGTCGCGAAAACCGGCTTTGACCAGTTCGGTCATTTGGCGTTGTTCTTTTTGACGGTGTCCTTGGCGTTGGGCGTGCACTTCCTGGTGGTCATGCCGATTCTATTGCGCGTTTTGGGCGGGGTGAAAAATCCGTGGTTGCATTATCAGGCCATGGCGCCGGCGATTCTGACGGCCTTTTCCACCAGTTCGTCCTCATCGACTTTGCCGATTACCATGAATGCGGTGGAAACCCGTGCCGGAGTGTCCAACCGCGTGTCGAGTTTTGTGTTGCCGCTGGGCGCGACGGTGAATATGGACGGCACCGCGTTGTATGAATGTGTGGCAGCGGTGTTTATCGCACAATTATTCGGTGTGCCGCTGGACTGGAGTACGCAACTGTTGATTGTGGTGATTGCCTTGACAACATCCATTGGCGTGGCGGGGATTCCATCCGCCAGTTTGGTGGCCATCAGCATTATTTTGGTGGCGGTCGGTTTACCGGCGGAGGCCATTGGGTTGTTGCTGGTGGTGGACCGGTTATTGGATATGATGCGCACTGTGGTGAATGTGTTCAGTGACTCGGTCGGGGCTGTCGTCATCGCGCGCTCCGAAGGCGAAGACCAGGTGTTGGTCTCCAAGCATTTTTAA
- a CDS encoding UDP-2,3-diacylglucosamine diphosphatase, which yields MPHTLITADVHLQPDDTHPINQAFYRFLDQDAPKADALYIIGDLFEMWVGDDHGLEHYATVIRKFKHLTEHGLPIYLMYGNRDFLMRRAFFDATGIQFLKEPALVNLYGLPILMLHGDSLCTDDKAFQRMRLLLRNRLVTWLFLKLPEHKRVAIGENMRANSQKYNLNKAENIMDVNEAAVRKLLQRHPQCRHLVHGHTHRPYLHQIEQDGQVKHRWVLGDWRPETEVLKVWSNQTLELVAR from the coding sequence ATGCCGCATACTTTAATTACCGCCGACGTACACTTGCAACCGGATGACACCCATCCGATCAACCAGGCGTTCTACCGCTTCCTGGACCAGGACGCGCCGAAAGCCGATGCGCTTTACATCATCGGCGATCTGTTCGAAATGTGGGTCGGCGACGACCACGGCCTTGAGCATTACGCCACGGTGATTCGTAAGTTCAAACACCTCACCGAACACGGCCTGCCGATTTATCTGATGTACGGGAATCGGGATTTTCTGATGCGGCGGGCTTTTTTCGACGCCACCGGCATTCAGTTTTTGAAAGAACCGGCGTTGGTCAACCTGTATGGTTTGCCGATCTTAATGTTGCATGGGGATTCGCTCTGCACCGACGACAAAGCGTTTCAGCGCATGCGTCTTCTGTTACGCAATCGCCTGGTGACCTGGTTGTTTCTGAAATTGCCGGAGCACAAGCGCGTCGCCATTGGCGAAAACATGCGCGCCAACTCTCAGAAATACAACCTCAATAAAGCGGAAAACATTATGGACGTGAACGAAGCGGCGGTCAGAAAGCTGTTACAGCGTCACCCACAATGCCGTCACCTGGTGCACGGACACACCCACCGCCCCTATTTACATCAAATCGAACAGGACGGCCAAGTCAAACATCGTTGGGTGTTGGGCGACTGGCGTCCGGAAACCGAAGTCCTCAAAGTCTGGTCCAACCAAACCCTTGAACTGGTCGCACGCTAA
- a CDS encoding peptidylprolyl isomerase, with the protein MTQVTFQTNMGNITVEVDHENAPIGAENFVHYAMEGFYNGTIFHRIIPGFMVQGGGMLPGMEEKPSGEPIENEADNGLKNVRGSLSYARTMDPHSATTQFFMNLVDNDFLDHKSKDMHGWGYAVFGRIVEGLDVIDEMAKVETTTRRGHQDVPVEDIIIEKTLVKETD; encoded by the coding sequence ATGACACAAGTCACATTTCAAACCAATATGGGTAATATCACCGTCGAAGTCGACCACGAAAATGCGCCGATCGGCGCCGAAAATTTCGTGCATTACGCTATGGAAGGCTTTTACAACGGCACTATTTTCCACCGCATCATTCCTGGCTTCATGGTTCAGGGCGGCGGCATGTTACCGGGCATGGAAGAAAAACCGTCCGGCGAGCCGATTGAGAACGAAGCCGACAACGGTTTGAAAAACGTCCGCGGTTCATTGTCTTATGCCCGCACCATGGACCCGCATTCCGCCACCACACAATTTTTCATGAACCTGGTAGACAACGATTTCCTCGACCACAAATCGAAAGACATGCACGGTTGGGGGTATGCGGTATTCGGACGTATCGTGGAAGGCTTGGACGTCATCGATGAGATGGCCAAAGTCGAAACCACCACTCGCCGTGGCCACCAGGACGTCCCGGTTGAAGACATCATCATCGAAAAAACCCTCGTCAAAGAAACCGACTGA
- a CDS encoding peptidylprolyl isomerase: MTKRAFIFTLFFSLLSFQASAAETNKDTKNPVVLIQTSMGDIEAELYPEKAPETVKNFLRYVHEGFYDGTIFHRVISNFMIQGGGFTPDMQKKPTHAPIQNEADNGLRNRIGTLAMARTNDPHSATSQFFINVAQNTFLDFREKTPRAYGYAVFGRVIKGMRVVNQIRQVQTGFKNGMGDVPLQTVEIIKVTQIQ; encoded by the coding sequence ATGACAAAACGCGCTTTTATCTTTACGCTCTTTTTCAGCCTGCTGAGTTTTCAAGCCAGCGCCGCCGAGACCAACAAAGACACCAAAAACCCGGTGGTCCTGATTCAGACCAGCATGGGCGACATTGAAGCCGAACTGTACCCGGAGAAAGCGCCCGAAACCGTCAAAAACTTTTTGCGTTATGTTCATGAAGGTTTCTACGACGGCACTATTTTCCACCGTGTCATTTCCAATTTCATGATTCAGGGCGGCGGCTTCACGCCGGACATGCAGAAAAAACCGACCCATGCGCCGATTCAAAATGAAGCGGACAACGGCTTACGCAACCGCATCGGCACCTTAGCTATGGCCCGAACCAACGACCCGCATTCCGCAACGTCGCAATTCTTCATCAACGTCGCGCAAAACACCTTCCTGGACTTCCGTGAGAAAACCCCACGCGCTTACGGTTATGCGGTTTTCGGGCGCGTCATCAAAGGCATGCGCGTCGTCAATCAAATCCGTCAGGTGCAAACCGGCTTTAAAAACGGCATGGGCGACGTCCCCTTGCAGACCGTGGAAATCATTAAGGTCACGCAAATTCAATAA
- a CDS encoding glutamine--tRNA ligase/YqeY domain fusion protein, protein MSQNTNAAVDKPTNFIRNIIDDDLANHKYETVITRFPPEPNGYLHIGHAKSICLNFGLAEDYQGGCNLRFDDTNPTKEDVEYVDAIKEDVTWLGFQWAGEPRYSSNYFQKFHDYAVELIEKGLAYVCFLNAEQTREYRGTLTEPGKDSPYRDTSVAENLELFVKMKNGEFKEGECVLRAKIDMASSFMCMRDPTLYRIRYAHHHQTGDEWCIYPMYDFAHCISDGIEGVTHSLCTLEFQDNRRIYDWLLEHLDDFNKPDRPFQYEFSRLNLEYTVMSKRKLMQLVEDGLVSGWDDPRMPTLSGLRRRGVTPAAVRDFAERIGISKVDSMTEMGILEAAIRDDLNVVAPRTMGVIDPIKLVIENYPEGEVEALQAPVHPQNEAMGKREISFSRELYIDRADFIEEAPNKKWQRLALDKEVRLRNAYVVKGLRAETDADGNITTVYCSYDPETLGKNPADGRKVKGVIHFVEASKALPAEFRLYDRLFSVPNPAKEDDFEAVINPESLVVKNGFVEPGMKDAEPEQAYQFEREGYFCRDNQAGDALVFNKTVGLRDTWSQK, encoded by the coding sequence ATGAGTCAAAACACGAACGCCGCTGTTGATAAGCCCACCAATTTCATTCGCAACATCATCGATGACGATTTGGCGAATCACAAATACGAAACGGTCATTACGCGTTTCCCGCCGGAGCCGAACGGTTACCTGCACATCGGGCATGCGAAATCGATTTGTCTGAACTTCGGGTTGGCGGAAGATTACCAGGGCGGCTGTAATCTGCGTTTTGACGATACCAATCCGACGAAAGAAGACGTCGAATATGTGGACGCCATTAAGGAAGACGTGACCTGGTTGGGCTTTCAATGGGCCGGTGAACCGCGTTATTCCTCCAATTACTTCCAAAAGTTCCACGACTATGCGGTGGAGTTGATTGAGAAAGGTTTGGCCTATGTGTGTTTTCTGAACGCCGAACAAACCCGTGAATACCGCGGTACTTTGACCGAGCCAGGGAAAGACAGCCCGTATCGCGATACGTCGGTGGCGGAGAATCTGGAATTGTTCGTTAAGATGAAAAACGGCGAATTTAAGGAAGGGGAATGTGTGTTGCGTGCCAAAATCGATATGGCGTCATCGTTCATGTGTATGCGCGATCCGACGCTGTACCGTATCCGTTATGCGCACCATCACCAAACCGGTGACGAGTGGTGTATTTACCCGATGTATGATTTCGCACACTGTATTTCCGACGGTATTGAAGGGGTGACGCACTCCCTGTGTACCTTGGAATTTCAGGACAACCGCCGGATTTACGATTGGTTGTTGGAACATCTGGACGATTTCAATAAGCCGGACCGCCCGTTCCAGTATGAGTTCTCACGTTTGAACCTGGAATACACCGTCATGTCCAAGCGGAAATTGATGCAATTGGTGGAAGACGGTTTGGTGTCGGGGTGGGATGACCCGCGTATGCCGACCTTGTCCGGTTTGCGCCGTCGAGGCGTGACGCCGGCGGCGGTTCGTGATTTCGCGGAACGCATCGGGATTTCCAAGGTCGATAGCATGACGGAAATGGGTATTCTGGAAGCGGCGATTCGTGACGATTTGAATGTGGTGGCACCGCGCACCATGGGCGTGATTGACCCGATTAAACTGGTTATCGAAAATTACCCGGAAGGCGAAGTGGAAGCTTTGCAAGCGCCGGTGCATCCGCAGAACGAGGCAATGGGCAAACGCGAAATCTCCTTCAGCCGAGAATTGTATATCGACCGCGCCGATTTCATTGAAGAAGCGCCGAACAAAAAATGGCAACGCCTGGCTTTGGACAAGGAAGTGCGTTTGCGTAACGCTTATGTGGTGAAAGGGTTGCGTGCCGAAACCGATGCGGATGGAAACATCACTACCGTATATTGTTCTTACGACCCGGAGACTTTGGGCAAGAACCCGGCGGATGGTCGTAAGGTGAAAGGGGTGATTCACTTTGTGGAAGCCTCCAAAGCCTTACCGGCGGAGTTCCGTTTGTATGACCGTTTGTTCTCGGTACCGAATCCGGCCAAGGAAGACGATTTTGAAGCCGTCATCAACCCCGAGTCATTGGTGGTGAAAAACGGTTTTGTCGAGCCGGGTATGAAAGACGCCGAGCCGGAACAAGCGTATCAGTTTGAACGTGAGGGGTATTTCTGCCGTGACAACCAAGCCGGAGACGCGTTGGTGTTCAATAAAACCGTTGGTCTAAGAGATACATGGAGTCAGAAATAG